The sequence TTCTGAGAGCCTCTCCTTACTCTGACTCACTGATTAGCAATAACCTTTGAAAGCACAGTGATAAATAAAGAGCAGTGTACAAACCTTAACATGTTTTAGCTTTATAGAAGCCTTACAGTTTTCATctaattgtatataataaatgttttttatattctgacttgaattttttttgtttgctttttatgttTGAAATTTGCTATATGAATTGAatgtattcttcttcttattattattattattaaagttgtttcactgtcaatttatttatttaattttagattacaTTCCTGCAATGTTAATGAAGGTCAGAATTCCatatttattgattaaaactaaaaataatctgGAGTGGTTAAACATTTCTGTCAAGGTTTCTCTTGGGGTTGGATATGGAACTGCAGAGAGTTTGTGAGACTATGAAAATggcttaaataaatatgtatgtatgtactaagtaagtaaataaataaatgtctattaaatgtaaaatatagcaATAACATATAAAGGTATGGGGTCAataagatgtttattttaaagaaattaatgtttttatttagcatgaacacattcaatttatcaaaagtggcagtaaatacatttataattttacaaaagatttctattttcaaattaatgctgtttccacaaaacatattaagcagcacagcagttttcaatattattacaataataaaagatgtttcttgagaagcaaatcagcttattagaatgatttctgaaggatcatgtgacattgaagactggtgatgataaataaatgtttatttatttattttttaaattgtttgtttttagccttttttcactttttgttttcacATCTCCAAACTATTAAAAAACCAAGCCCAAGATCAATTATTTTCTTCAACATATTTAAAGGTTATCTAAAAGTTTGATTTACCTAATTATCCTGGGCCACAAAATAGAGATACTTTAAAACTGTATAGTATTGTACAAAAGCtaaatatattattgtgtaaATCTGAatacttttgaataatttagtatcttttattatgttatttactgTAAGTGTATGACATCTTCACAGCATCACTGCCCTGCTGTCAATCATTATTTTCAACGCATTCACTGAACCAAAACAAGAGCGTCATATATGGGATGTGTCCAAGACCAGCACATCTCCCTCTTCACATGCACCGTCTCAGATCCTCGCCGGCCCTTAACATGTATGTGCTTGTGACTTGCGTGTGTCCAGGTCCGAGGCCTGGATCCAGGCAGGGATAGTGTGGCGTTTGCACTTCTCCAACTGTATAGATTTAACCCCTCCTTTGTCACCTGGACAATGGCAGGCCCCTCCCTCGCTGCTGAGCTGGGGCTTTTACTGGGCCCTTTGCCAGGGGAGGCTTTAAAAGGGTACATGCACATGCCCAGCTTTCACTCTCACATCAGGACGTCCCAAGGGCATCAAAGCGAGGTGAGTTCTTCTCTGCTATGGGCCCGTTGTCTGTCCCCCCACCTCCCTCATATGTCTAAACCACGACAGGCCACGGCTTCTTTTAGAGAGGCCTTCCTGTTTGGTCCGATAACTTGAGAATGAGTCAAAAACAGAGCACATAGTGCTGATGTAAAGTCTCACTTAGTCTAATTCAGATACGCATCCATGCTTGTGCtgtttcgtgtgtgtgtgagatgtatgGGATGCTGATTTGTCATCACTATTATCTTTAGTGACTAATTCTATGTTTAATCTGGAACTTTGAACAGTTTGAATCAACTTGCTCTTTGTTTTCAAGCAGACAAGATGACTCACCATTGCACCAAGTTCTCTGGCCATTGGAAggtatgctgaaaaaaaagtgttagttaattcagtgtgttacttctcatttatttgtaattgtttgagAAATTTACTATCAATATCTGAGTGAAAATTAATATACaccatttttagtatattatattttttgttttagtcatttaaaaaaataaaataaaataagagactattttacaagaaaatactatttttgttCTGCTTCaaaattccatgtttaattcaatgtttccatttctttgcaattgtgaaatttacttgagatttatgagtgaaaattcattgtaaatcacaaaattataacaaaaatgattgaaatacattttacaagaaaattttagtatttatacttctaaatatgacattaatttagtgtttcacttgccatttctttgtatttgtttgtgaaatttactagcaatttctaagagaaaattgactttttttttcaaagttgtaaatcaAACAATGATtactgaagtacattttacaagaaaatagtatttcattttctctcctccaaaatttcacattaatttaatatatgacatgtcatttctttgtaattgtgacGTTTACTAGCAATCTTTGAGAAAAATGTTCCGATTTTTCAAAGAtgtaaatcaaacaaatatacatacaaaaaagacATATCACAAGAAaaagatatttcagtttttctaattTCGGGTTTAATTCACTGTGTTCTTTGCAATGAAATTTACATGCAATTTCCAATACATGCCAATTTTTTTCAGCGCATATCCGACACTATGCTGTCACTCATCAAGATCTTCAAAATAAGCTGTTGTGCTCCAGGAATGTTGTTATCTGGACGCTTTTGCTATAATTTAATAGTATAAGTCCTCAAATGTATCCGCTGGTGTTGAGTAACTGCTGCTTTTAGACTGCTTCACATCCCATTTGGCCTTTTCCCCAACATGCAAGTCTTTAATAGTTCCCTTGAAATCTTTAAAGGTGCCCAACCTCTGTCTTCCAGATCATCGTGTACGACGAGGAGTGTTTCCAGGGTCGTCACCATGAGTTCACCTCCGAGTGCTGCAACGTGATGGAGTTCGGTTTCGAGACTGTGCGCTCATTGAGAGTGGAGAGCGGAGCGTGAGTGTTTTCTCCAAACTCTTTGTCTGATCGAATTCCTGAGGTTTGTGCCAATCATCTTCACTAGCTGAGACTTCATATCAGAAAAAAACAAGATCTGACCCTTCACTCACATAAAAACATGCTCTATAAGGCCAAAAGCAATGTATACAGCAGGGGTTTTGTTTAACAAGCGTGCTCTTATTCCATGtggcattttatttatgtaaccTTAATCTGAACAGGCAGGTCACTTAAGAACATGTTCTGATGTACAAGGACAGTCTGATTTGAAAAGTTCATGCGACAAACTgatgccacagtgttgttttagtaaaaGATGATTTTTCGACGgtgtaaatataacattattttgagtatgttctttaagaaaaaactatttcagtttttctacttcaaagcTTCAAGTTTAACTCAATGTGTgatttgtcatttctttgtaattacttgagaaatgtactagcaatttctgattgaaaattgtttcaaagtaaatcatacatgattttttaaaagtacatatatatatataccattaaagtatgtgtgtgtgtatatatatatatatatatatatatatatatatatatattcagttttcagtcttttttgttatttttttgtttaatatgtctttttagccttaatttattttgtatttcacttATAGctattttagcacttcaactttaatttaatttcagttagttgccaaggcatacCTATTTGTGTTtaagctgtaattttttttatctaatatttatattttattttattttatttcagctaattaaaaaaaataataatcgttTCAGTTAACAACACTgaaaaagctgtaaataaaacaattttgataAGATTATTGGAGTAAGTTTCACAAGTCTTTCtactgtaataatttaatatgtgttactttgtaattatttctgaaatttctGAAAGTGATATTCAACACCAAGTTCTTtcagtgtattttatatatataatattttgcatttactttcaattgttttcattttaattttagctcaAGTTTAAGTAagtttgttatgtgcttttgtcttttttttatttttatttttatttatttattttattacagttttagtcatttcagtatttcatcttattttatttcatttagttgccaaggccaagttttttcatctaatatttatatttaactttagctttattttaaatcaaactaaaaagATAACTTTAGTAGTCAATAATAACAACACGGTGGCACACAAGTTCAACTGAGGTTTAACCCTTTCAGGTGGGTCGGCTACGAGCACGGAAATTACCAGGGTCACCAGTTTGTGCTGGAGCGTGGTGAGTATCCTCAGTGCGATGCCTTTGGAGGAAGCAATGCTTACCACATCGAGAGAATGACCTCCTTTAGACCCATTTCCTGCGCTGTAAGTTCACAAAGCTTTAAAACCACTTTGACCCAACCTGCCTTATCTGACCTCATTTTGCATTGGAAAAAACATGCTCATTGGCTGACATTATGTTTAATATGATTCCTCCCAGAACCACAGGGAGTGCAGAATGACCATCTATGAGAGGGAGAACTACCTTGGCCGCAAGGGAGAGCTCAGTGACGACTACCCCTCTCTTCAGGCTATGGGATGGTGCAACAATGAAGTGGGCTCTATGCGTGTTCAGTCCGGAGCGTGAGTATCTGTTTGGGTTCTTCTGTGTCATTTTTCCTTTCGCATTTTTCATTCACCGCTGACTGTTCTTCGATCCGCACGCAACAGGTTCGTGTGCTACCAGTTCCCTGGTTACCGTGGATACCAGTACATCATGGAGTGTGACCGCCACTGTGGGGAGTACAAATACTTCAAGGAGTTTGGCTCCCATTGCCAGACCCCTCAGATCCAGTCCATCCGCCGTATCCAGCAGTAACGGACTTCTCCTCGCCCCTCTCCTTGCAAAAACTCTCATGCCCCTTTCTGCCCAATGCTAAATAAACTGTCTTTCTTAAATCTCACTGACCTCCTGTTATAAATCTGTGTCCAAAAAAGAGTGCATTTACTAAAACCTCAGAGCAACACTGAATTTTGGACACTTTCAAACAAACTGAGAAATAttaaatgagtttctttcttctgctgaacacaaaagaagatattttaaagaatgttggtaactaaacagccgacggtacccattgacttctattgttttttcattcatactatggaagtcaatggctaccatcaactgtttgattgccagcattcttaaaaatacattattttgtgttcaacagaagaaagaaacatataCAAGCTTGTAGGTGAGGAAaggatgacaatttttatttttgactgaactatccCAAGGAAATAAAATGCACTTTCACCAATTTTCCGCCAGAGGGAGCAATAAGCCTACAAGCCAAATGATCAAAAAGGCATGCAATATAAATTAATCAGGTTTATTGAGAAACAAAATATCATAATCCTCTTTGGAGAATAAACGAAAACGGTCCATTACATGACTAAACTTGTTCCTAGAAGTGGGTTAAAATATCATTGTTTGTCAGATTAAATCTTATGACCAGGAACAGAAAGGAGAAACCCAAACAACAAAACGCACTATGCTTTTTTGTAGATGCACTGTTGATAAAAGAGGTGGGATGCGCTTAcacaacaatttttattttgataacatGGCGCAGCCACTAGACTTCGCTACTATGATATAGCCGCGggttatgaatatttaattacgtACAGTGACGTGCCACAGTACGCCCAGCAGATTTGCTGAAAAATGAGTGGGCGATATCAGACAGCCAATGAAAAATCCTTCTATGCGGAAGGTTCgacttatgaatattaatgaggtaACGTGACTGGGCGCTTCAGGAAGGTTACTAAGCAACGTCAGCAGGATCTATTTAATATGCAAAACTCAGCCTTCGCCGTAGTAGGTTTTAACGTACCTCGTTTTTTACgcttttgcatttacatttagtcatttagcggCCGCTTTTATTTCAAGAGAGAGCATGTGTTGCGTAAATCGATTTAGTTaaagaaatataacaaaatgGCAATAAAACAAAAGTGCCACTGAATGAAATCAAAAGGAATGCGAGACTACACACCTCAAATACTTTGCGTTACTGGAGTCCGGCTCCGCCTCGTCGATCCAGTTCCATGTTTTGCGGCTCCAGCGCCGGGTTTTGCGTCGACTCGGCCGCTGGGAGGAAGTGCAGCGCTCAGAAAAGCCTGAATTTCACTTCACGACGCGCCGTGGGGCTcagctcactcacacacaagcaCTAAAACACGAAAATAGTCGTGTATTCCCATCTGGATTAACCGCAGGGACTCCTCAAGAAGCACTCTCCCCCGGAGGACCTGAGCGGGATCGGACTGGAGTGTTTTATGTGGACGGATATAGTGTTTTTGTTGAGCGATGTCGGAAGAGATGAAGACTTGGATCTGCGACCCAAACGCGGATGGGAACGAAAAGAGTGATTTCTCTCGGCAGTAACATCGAAAAATCCAAAGTACATTTGAAACCCCTGAACGAAGCGTGTCGGGGTTAAAAGCCACGTCGTTTTTCTTCCTCGAAACTCACAGTTTCGTCCATATAAGCTCGAGTTTGAGACGCACAGCCATGCATATGAAGTTCCGCAAGATCTAGCGCAGAGATTTCAGGGAGAActctttatttttgtgtgtttttttttttcacagcttaataacagctgtgtttttatgtttattcatgtGTTGCAGTCTCATCTGACCACGTTTTGTGGCACCATCgcgactttgttttttttttgttgtttttttttttttttttttttttagaaaaaggaaACTCGGATTGCTTTCGTTCACATTTGCTTATTTCCTTTTCTAGCGCCCCCCTCTCGTCTGTAGGTTACAGTGGAGCAATATCTCaggcggtttttttttttgcttagagCACACCtctcattacataaataaattgaCAAGCAAGCAAATCCAGTTTAAGAGGGAAACTGCATTGCATTGCACGAGGCAATGTACTTGCCACACATCGAAACGCATCTAGTTTAGTTTTGTCCCTTTAATCGGCTTCTGAATTCAAGACAACCAGCTTGGATCAGCAAGAGGAGTGACAGGCAGATCTCAAACATCGAACCACAAAAATGGGGATTTGTTTGTGATCTTACCAGGATATTTACACAAATGCATATGCTGTTTAGATCTTGAACGCTTTTTTTGGATATTCAGAAAACAATCCAGCAGCTCGTGTCGCATCGATAGCCATTATTTATGTTTCTCCAACCA is a genomic window of Cyprinus carpio isolate SPL01 chromosome B10, ASM1834038v1, whole genome shotgun sequence containing:
- the LOC109098205 gene encoding beta-crystallin A4-like; its protein translation is MTHHCTKFSGHWKIIVYDEECFQGRHHEFTSECCNVMEFGFETVRSLRVESGAWVGYEHGNYQGHQFVLERGEYPQCDAFGGSNAYHIERMTSFRPISCANHRECRMTIYERENYLGRKGELSDDYPSLQAMGWCNNEVGSMRVQSGAFVCYQFPGYRGYQYIMECDRHCGEYKYFKEFGSHCQTPQIQSIRRIQQ